From one Paramormyrops kingsleyae isolate MSU_618 chromosome 1, PKINGS_0.4, whole genome shotgun sequence genomic stretch:
- the spx gene encoding spexin prohormone 1 isoform X1 — MKSLKTHKSHVLALLLVATLVSHSWSAPKDGFQRRNWTPQAMLYLKGTQGRRFISEDRNEGDVYDTVHLETRSQKAEQLSVSRAAAVLLNFLQQAKEEAEENADQVYFQDLTPWKRDYF, encoded by the exons ATGAAG AGTTTGAAGACGCATAAATCTCACGTCTTGGCGTTGCTGCTAGTAGCGACTCTCGTTTCTCATTCTTGGAGCGCGCCAAAG gATGGTTTTCAACGAAGAAACTGGACGCCGCAGGCTATGCTGTATCTTAAAGGAACAC AGGGACGTCGTTTCATATCTGAAGACAGAAATGAAGGGGACGTGTATGATACAGTCCATCTAG AGACACGCAGCCAGAAGGCAGAGCAGCTTAGTGTGTCTCGGGCCGCAGCCGTGCTCCTGAACTTCCTCCAACAGGCCAAGGAAGAAG cAGAAGAAAACGCTGATCAAGTTTACTTCCAAGATCTTACACCATGGAAACGAGATTATTTCTGA
- the spx gene encoding spexin prohormone 1 isoform X2 — translation MKSLKTHKSHVLALLLVATLVSHSWSAPKDGFQRRNWTPQAMLYLKGTQGRRFISEDRNEGDVYDTVHLETRSQKAEQLSVSRAAAVLLNFLQQAKEEEENADQVYFQDLTPWKRDYF, via the exons ATGAAG AGTTTGAAGACGCATAAATCTCACGTCTTGGCGTTGCTGCTAGTAGCGACTCTCGTTTCTCATTCTTGGAGCGCGCCAAAG gATGGTTTTCAACGAAGAAACTGGACGCCGCAGGCTATGCTGTATCTTAAAGGAACAC AGGGACGTCGTTTCATATCTGAAGACAGAAATGAAGGGGACGTGTATGATACAGTCCATCTAG AGACACGCAGCCAGAAGGCAGAGCAGCTTAGTGTGTCTCGGGCCGCAGCCGTGCTCCTGAACTTCCTCCAACAGGCCAAGGAAGAAG AAGAAAACGCTGATCAAGTTTACTTCCAAGATCTTACACCATGGAAACGAGATTATTTCTGA